The window TCGGCGCGTACGACGTCGTCGTCGCCGGCGGTGTCGAGCACATGGGCCGCCACCCGATGGGCGAGGGCGTGGACCCGAACCCGCGCTTCGTATCGGAGAAGCTGGTCGACGAGTCCGCCCTGTTCATGGGCATGACCGCGGAGAACCTGCACGACCGGTACCCGCAGATCACCAAGCTCCGCGCCGACGAGTACGCGGTCCGCTCGCAGGAGAAGGCCGCCAAGGCGTACGCCAACGGCAAGATCCAGCAGGACCTGGTGCCTGTCTCCGTGCGCCGTACCAACGCCGAGGCCGGCGAGACGGGCTGGGGCCTGGTCACCGCCGATGAGCCGATGCGTCCGGGCACCACGCTGGAGTCCCTGGCCGGTCTCAAGACCCCGTTCCGCCCCCACGGCCGCGTCACCGCCGGTAACGCCGCGGGTCTCAACGACGGCGCCACCGCCTCCCTGCTCGCCGCCGAGGACGTCGCCCGCGAGCTCGGCCTCCCGGTCAAGATGCGCCTCGTCTCGTACGCCTTCGCCGGTGTCGAGCCCGAGGTCATGGGGTACGGCCCGATCCCGTCGACGGAGAAGGCCCTCGCCAAGGCCGGTCTGTCGATCGGTGACATCGGCCTGTTCGAGATCAACGAGGCGTTCGCCGTCCAGGTGCTCGCCTTCCTCGACCACTACGGCGTCGCCGACGACGACGCACGCGTCAACCAGTACG is drawn from Streptomyces sp. NBC_01717 and contains these coding sequences:
- a CDS encoding thiolase family protein, which gives rise to MPRTIRDVVFVDGVRTPFGKAGPKGIYHETRADDLVVKAIRELLRRNPDLDPARIDEVAIAATTQIGDQGLTLGRTAGILAGLPQSVPGYSIDRMCAGALTAVTSTAGSIAFGAYDVVVAGGVEHMGRHPMGEGVDPNPRFVSEKLVDESALFMGMTAENLHDRYPQITKLRADEYAVRSQEKAAKAYANGKIQQDLVPVSVRRTNAEAGETGWGLVTADEPMRPGTTLESLAGLKTPFRPHGRVTAGNAAGLNDGATASLLAAEDVARELGLPVKMRLVSYAFAGVEPEVMGYGPIPSTEKALAKAGLSIGDIGLFEINEAFAVQVLAFLDHYGVADDDARVNQYGGAIAYGHPLASSGVRLMTQLARQFEEQPQVRYGLTTMCVGFGMGATVIWENPNFDGGNK